In Sphingomonas sp. LT1P40, the DNA window GGAGTATTTCGCGCGGCGGTTGCGGCCGGCGACGGCGGCGGAGATTGCCGACGATCTGGGGTGGCCGCGGTCCTCCACGTTCAAGCTGGTCGGCACGCTGGCGGCGCGCGGGTATCTGTACGAGCCGCGGGCGCGGGGCGGATACTATCCCGGGCCGCGCTGGCTGTTGCTGGCAGAGGCGGTGACGCGGGCGGAGCCGTTGCCCGAGCAATTTCAAACGCTGGCGCGCGACCTGATGGAAGCAACCGGCGAGACAGTGTCGATCGCGGCACCAGCCGGGATTTACGCGACGTTTGTGGACGTGGCGGAGTCGCGCCAGCCGGTGCGGTACTTCGCCAAGGTGGGCGATCGCGTGCCGATTCAGGCGACGTCGGCGGGCCGCGCGTTGCTGGCGCAAATGCCGCTGGACGAGCGCGAGCGGTTGTACCGCAAGATCGAGTTCACGGCCTATTCGGGGAATACGCCGGACAGTCCGGAGGCCGTGGAGGCCCGGCTGGCGGAAGCGGCGGCGATGGGCTGGCACCAGAGCAATACCGAGTACACGCCCGATCTGGCCGGGGTGGCGATGCCGTTGCCCGGCGGCGACCGGCGGCTGTCGGTGGTGGTGGTGGGGCCGGTGTCGCGGTGTTTGACGCGACGGCCGGAAATGGCGGCGGTGGTGTGCGAGTATTTGAAGGGGTTGGGTTCGATCTGATCCTCCCCCGCCAGGGGGAGGTGGCGCCGGAGGCGACGGAGGGGGAGGGCGGCTGCCGGCCCGA includes these proteins:
- a CDS encoding IclR family transcriptional regulator, whose translation is MMTVRQADNVLEILEYFARRLRPATAAEIADDLGWPRSSTFKLVGTLAARGYLYEPRARGGYYPGPRWLLLAEAVTRAEPLPEQFQTLARDLMEATGETVSIAAPAGIYATFVDVAESRQPVRYFAKVGDRVPIQATSAGRALLAQMPLDERERLYRKIEFTAYSGNTPDSPEAVEARLAEAAAMGWHQSNTEYTPDLAGVAMPLPGGDRRLSVVVVGPVSRCLTRRPEMAAVVCEYLKGLGSI